A genome region from Chryseobacterium sp. G0186 includes the following:
- a CDS encoding TraG family conjugative transposon ATPase, producing MRNSSKSATLESKFPLLAIENDCIISKDADITVCFKVRLPELFTVASAEYEVIHSAWFKAIKTLPDYTVVHKQDWFIKENYNPDLSREDQSFLSKSFERHFNERPFLNHYCYLFITKTSKERIRMQSNFSSLCKGKLIPKEIKDKEVINRFLEAVDQLERIMNDSGYIHLKRMREGEISGTAEKSGLLEQYLTLSRETHPSLQDIKLDSEEMRIGSNRLSMHTLSDTDDLPGTVSSHSRYEKLSTDRSDCLLSFASPVGLLLSCNHIYNQYLFIDNSDENLSKFEKSARNMHSLARYSRANQINKEWIEKYLNEAHSFGLQSIRAHFNVMSWSDNPAELKQIKNDTGSALASMECKPRHNTTDTATLYWAGIPGNAGDFPSEESFYTFIEPALCFFTEETNYQDSPSPFGIKMADRLTGKPIHLDISDLPMKQGIITNRNKFILGPSGSGKSFFTNHMVRQYYEQGAHVLLVDTGNSYQGLCELIKGKTKGEDGVYFTYTEDNPIAFNPFYTDDGIFDIEKRESIKTLILTLWKRDDEPPTRSEEVALSNAVSGYIEMIKTNKQHPSLNGFYDYVKEDYQKVLEQKKVREKDFDIANFLNVLEPYYRGGEYDYLLNSEKQLDLLSKRFIVFEIDAIKDHKILFPIVTIIIMEVFINKMRRLKGIRKLILIEEAWKAIAKEGMAEYIKYLFKTVRKFFGEAIVVTQEVDDIIQSPIVKESIINNSDCKILLDQRKYMNKFDDIQAMLGLTDKEKSQVLSINMNNDPKRLYKEVWIGLGGTHSAVYATEVSTEEYLAYTTEETEKMEVMNIASELDGNVEHAIKRISLKRIKSTTDN from the coding sequence ATGAGAAATTCTTCCAAATCGGCAACGTTGGAGAGTAAATTTCCACTGCTTGCTATAGAAAATGATTGCATTATTTCAAAAGATGCGGACATCACGGTTTGTTTTAAGGTCAGACTTCCGGAATTATTTACGGTTGCCTCGGCTGAGTATGAAGTAATCCATTCAGCATGGTTCAAGGCGATTAAAACGCTTCCCGACTATACCGTCGTTCATAAACAGGACTGGTTTATCAAAGAAAATTATAATCCTGACCTTTCAAGAGAAGATCAAAGCTTTCTTTCCAAATCTTTTGAAAGGCATTTCAATGAAAGACCTTTTTTAAATCATTATTGTTACCTGTTTATTACAAAGACCTCCAAGGAAAGAATAAGGATGCAGAGTAATTTTTCATCTTTATGCAAAGGTAAGCTGATTCCAAAAGAGATTAAGGATAAGGAGGTAATCAATCGTTTTCTGGAGGCTGTCGATCAGCTTGAGCGGATTATGAACGATAGTGGTTATATCCATTTAAAAAGAATGAGGGAGGGTGAAATTTCAGGTACTGCTGAAAAGTCAGGACTCCTGGAACAGTATCTCACTTTATCTCGTGAAACCCATCCTTCACTGCAGGATATCAAGCTGGATTCGGAAGAAATGCGGATCGGCAGCAATCGTCTCAGCATGCATACCTTATCGGATACTGATGATTTGCCAGGTACTGTTTCATCTCACAGCAGATATGAAAAGTTAAGTACAGACCGTAGTGACTGTTTACTGTCTTTTGCGTCTCCTGTCGGGTTGTTATTAAGCTGCAATCACATTTATAATCAATATTTGTTTATTGACAACAGTGATGAAAACCTTTCTAAGTTTGAAAAATCTGCAAGGAATATGCATTCCCTGGCAAGGTACAGCAGAGCCAATCAGATCAATAAGGAATGGATTGAAAAGTATCTGAATGAAGCACATTCTTTTGGTTTACAATCGATACGTGCTCATTTTAATGTGATGTCCTGGTCAGATAATCCGGCTGAGTTGAAGCAAATAAAAAACGATACAGGAAGTGCTTTAGCTTCGATGGAATGTAAGCCTCGTCATAACACCACTGATACAGCCACTCTGTACTGGGCAGGAATTCCCGGAAATGCAGGTGATTTTCCGAGTGAGGAAAGTTTCTACACATTTATTGAGCCAGCACTTTGCTTCTTTACAGAAGAAACGAACTATCAGGATTCACCTTCTCCTTTTGGAATTAAGATGGCAGATCGTCTCACAGGGAAGCCTATTCACTTGGATATTTCTGACCTTCCTATGAAACAAGGAATTATTACGAACAGGAACAAGTTTATCCTTGGACCTTCAGGAAGTGGCAAATCCTTTTTTACGAACCATATGGTCAGACAGTATTATGAGCAGGGGGCTCATGTTCTGCTTGTCGATACAGGAAATTCATATCAGGGATTGTGTGAACTGATCAAAGGTAAGACAAAAGGTGAGGATGGAGTGTATTTCACCTACACAGAGGACAATCCAATAGCATTTAATCCATTTTATACTGACGATGGAATCTTTGATATCGAAAAACGAGAGAGTATTAAAACGCTGATTCTCACCTTGTGGAAAAGAGATGATGAACCGCCAACCCGATCAGAAGAAGTAGCATTGTCCAATGCAGTAAGCGGCTATATTGAAATGATTAAGACTAACAAACAGCATCCCTCATTAAATGGATTCTATGATTATGTCAAGGAGGATTATCAAAAAGTACTGGAGCAGAAAAAGGTCAGGGAAAAAGACTTTGATATTGCCAACTTTCTCAATGTATTGGAGCCTTATTATAGGGGTGGGGAATATGATTACCTGCTCAATTCAGAAAAGCAGCTGGACCTGCTGTCCAAACGTTTTATTGTTTTTGAAATCGATGCCATTAAAGATCATAAGATTCTGTTTCCCATTGTGACCATCATCATTATGGAAGTTTTTATCAACAAGATGAGAAGACTTAAAGGAATTAGAAAATTGATCCTCATTGAAGAAGCCTGGAAGGCAATTGCCAAAGAGGGAATGGCGGAATACATCAAATACCTGTTCAAGACTGTCAGAAAATTCTTTGGGGAAGCTATTGTAGTGACCCAGGAAGTTGATGATATTATTCAGTCGCCTATTGTGAAGGAAAGTATCATTAATAATTCAGACTGTAAGATCCTGCTGGATCAGCGTAAATACATGAATAAGTTTGATGACATTCAGGCAATGCTCGGACTAACGGATAAAGAAAAATCTCAGGTATTATCTATCAATATGAACAATGATCCGAAGCGACTGTACAAAGAGGTTTGGATCGGATTGGGTGGAACGCACTCGGCAGTCTATGCCACTGAAGTCTCAACTGAGGAATATCTTGCGTACACTACCGAAGAGACAGAAAAGATGGAAGTAATGAATATTGCATCAGAACTTGATGGCAATGTAGAGCATGCCATCAAGAGGATTTCTCTAAAGAGAATCAAATCAACCACAGACAATTAA
- a CDS encoding DUF4133 domain-containing protein, with protein MNTYHINKGIGRTVEFKGLKAQYLFIFAGGLLGLLVCIMIMYMAGVNTYLCLATGGTSSGLLIWQTFALNGKYGEHGLMKMGAQKKHPRYIISRKSIYRYLQTNRKKASA; from the coding sequence ATGAATACGTATCATATTAATAAAGGAATAGGACGGACTGTCGAATTCAAAGGATTGAAGGCACAATACCTGTTTATTTTCGCGGGTGGTTTGTTAGGATTACTGGTTTGCATTATGATCATGTATATGGCTGGTGTCAATACTTATTTGTGCTTGGCCACAGGTGGTACCAGCAGTGGTCTTTTGATCTGGCAGACTTTCGCCCTTAATGGAAAATACGGAGAGCATGGTCTGATGAAAATGGGAGCTCAGAAAAAACATCCCAGATATATCATCAGTCGCAAGAGTATTTACCGCTATCTGCAAACTAACCGTAAAAAAGCTTCTGCATGA
- a CDS encoding DUF4134 domain-containing protein: protein MEKQRKKLLYASLALFLSTGVFAQGNGSAGINEATQMVTSYFEPATQLIYAIGAVVGLIGGVKVYNKFSSGDPDTSKTAASWFGACIFLIVAATILRSFFL from the coding sequence ATGGAAAAACAGAGAAAAAAACTGCTGTATGCAAGTTTGGCACTTTTCCTAAGTACAGGGGTATTTGCACAAGGTAATGGCAGTGCCGGAATCAATGAGGCCACACAGATGGTCACCTCTTATTTTGAACCGGCTACCCAATTAATTTATGCTATTGGTGCGGTAGTCGGATTGATTGGAGGCGTCAAGGTTTACAATAAGTTCAGCAGTGGAGATCCCGACACCAGTAAAACGGCTGCCAGCTGGTTTGGTGCATGTATATTCCTGATTGTAGCTGCTACCATCCTGCGTTCATTCTTCCTTTAA
- a CDS encoding DUF3800 domain-containing protein: MINFEVSKLRDQLNRSKLEYPNIDFSIDGQFYYDETNNIRKFYLKESGFNYDFIPNFILGGIMHEGDTPDVKELFSSFSLKNRAKEVKFKQIANGNFTDCLKSKNLSLFFKFILNSKLFVHYSSLNFLYWSIADIVDSAVRNAPDLFKRNKELVFTLKNDLYQIVKQETESFRKLFFNYGYPNIKKHELNDFINDFIQLLESYEGKIEYHGSIQSLIILLESSIQKELVFIMNNKDNILIDSLSNFYLKPIYTFLNSNHIFDNEEEIKKTISKFNITSDGEPVKNYSFVDSKDNTLVQLSDIFVGIVGKFMGYRNSHSIEEIFSDIDKFSDIQRENLFDFFKLIIRSHVKNQGLILNNDSLEEIAKFDQILSYLQPYNIKYILKKRGTC; encoded by the coding sequence ATGATAAATTTTGAAGTATCTAAGCTTCGAGATCAATTAAACCGCTCTAAGCTAGAATATCCTAATATTGACTTCTCTATAGATGGTCAATTCTATTATGACGAAACAAATAACATTAGAAAGTTTTATTTAAAAGAAAGTGGTTTTAATTATGATTTTATACCTAATTTTATTCTAGGTGGTATAATGCATGAAGGTGACACCCCTGATGTAAAAGAGTTATTTTCTAGTTTTAGCTTAAAGAACAGAGCAAAGGAAGTAAAGTTCAAACAGATAGCAAATGGTAATTTTACAGATTGTTTAAAATCAAAAAATTTGAGCTTATTTTTTAAATTTATACTTAACAGTAAATTGTTTGTACATTACTCTAGTTTAAATTTTTTATACTGGTCAATTGCAGATATTGTAGATTCTGCAGTGAGAAATGCCCCAGACTTATTCAAACGGAATAAAGAATTAGTATTTACGTTGAAAAATGATCTCTATCAAATAGTAAAGCAAGAAACTGAATCCTTTAGAAAGCTATTTTTCAATTATGGATATCCCAATATAAAAAAGCATGAACTTAATGATTTTATAAACGATTTCATCCAACTTTTAGAATCTTATGAGGGAAAAATAGAATATCATGGTAGTATTCAATCACTCATTATTTTACTAGAATCATCAATCCAAAAGGAATTGGTCTTTATTATGAATAATAAAGATAATATATTAATTGACAGCTTATCTAACTTCTACTTAAAACCTATTTACACTTTCCTTAACTCAAATCATATTTTTGATAATGAAGAAGAAATTAAGAAGACAATTAGTAAATTCAACATTACGAGTGATGGAGAACCTGTTAAGAATTATAGTTTCGTAGACTCTAAAGATAATACCTTGGTCCAGCTTTCTGACATTTTTGTAGGGATTGTAGGAAAGTTTATGGGTTATAGAAATAGTCATTCAATAGAAGAAATCTTTAGTGATATAGATAAATTTTCAGATATACAAAGAGAAAATTTGTTTGATTTTTTTAAACTAATTATACGCTCCCATGTAAAAAACCAAGGATTAATTTTGAATAATGATAGTCTAGAAGAAATAGCAAAATTTGATCAGATCCTTTCCTATTTACAACCGTACAATATTAAATATATTTTGAAAAAAAGGGGAACTTGTTAA
- a CDS encoding DUF3408 domain-containing protein, with protein sequence MENEKKKTEDNSIDEHYLMSIMAGNTKKESPIFESEQPKEKLIVRQKTKNKKNGEITYVEQFLTHHTMTKRGDKSIYIRPEYHERLSRIIQIIADDQIPLYAYLDNILAYHFEMFEKEITDDFNSKYRPIF encoded by the coding sequence ATGGAAAATGAAAAAAAGAAGACGGAAGATAATAGTATAGATGAACACTATCTGATGTCCATCATGGCTGGTAATACAAAGAAAGAATCACCAATCTTTGAATCAGAACAGCCAAAAGAAAAACTGATTGTAAGGCAAAAAACAAAGAACAAAAAAAATGGTGAAATTACATACGTTGAGCAATTTCTCACCCATCACACGATGACTAAACGTGGGGATAAAAGTATCTATATCCGACCTGAATATCATGAACGTCTTTCCCGCATTATCCAAATCATTGCCGATGACCAGATCCCTTTATATGCGTATTTGGATAATATTTTGGCCTATCATTTCGAAATGTTTGAAAAAGAAATTACAGATGATTTCAATAGTAAATACCGTCCCATTTTTTAA
- a CDS encoding ParA family protein, protein MNTKKRPCIIAFSTQKGGVGKSTFTVLTASILHYRLGYNIAIFDCDFPQYSLIQMRERDLETVMKNEALKKMAHQQFTTINKKAYPIFQSKADTVLEDIEQYLEELNTAPDFIFLDLPGTVNTAGILKTLASVHHIFSPITADRLVLESTLSFTDVLTNVLMKEKYTEIKSIQLFWNQVDGREKTVLYNNYSQVIKELGLRLMETTITDSKRFRKEGEALARTVFRSTLLPADPKLMSLCRFDQFMEELLQIIKV, encoded by the coding sequence ATGAACACAAAAAAAAGACCATGTATTATTGCTTTCTCCACTCAAAAAGGAGGAGTAGGAAAAAGTACTTTTACAGTACTTACAGCAAGTATTCTTCATTACCGCTTGGGTTATAACATTGCGATTTTCGACTGCGACTTTCCGCAGTACAGTCTGATACAAATGCGTGAACGGGATTTAGAAACAGTAATGAAAAATGAAGCATTAAAGAAAATGGCTCATCAGCAATTTACAACAATTAATAAAAAAGCCTATCCAATTTTTCAATCAAAAGCTGATACAGTCTTGGAAGATATTGAGCAATATTTAGAGGAGTTGAATACTGCTCCTGATTTTATTTTTTTAGATCTGCCAGGGACAGTGAATACTGCCGGTATTTTAAAAACATTAGCCAGTGTCCATCATATATTTTCGCCCATTACAGCAGATCGGTTAGTGTTGGAAAGTACCTTAAGTTTTACAGATGTTCTAACCAATGTTTTAATGAAAGAAAAATATACAGAGATTAAAAGTATTCAACTATTTTGGAATCAGGTTGATGGAAGAGAAAAGACTGTTTTATACAATAATTATAGCCAAGTGATTAAAGAATTGGGATTGCGGCTCATGGAAACTACCATTACTGATAGCAAAAGATTTCGTAAAGAGGGTGAGGCGCTGGCTAGAACAGTTTTTCGTTCTACACTACTACCAGCTGATCCCAAATTAATGTCTTTATGCAGGTTTGATCAATTTATGGAAGAACTTTTACAAATTATCAAGGTATAA
- the mobA gene encoding conjugal transfer protein MobA, with product MNDKNNEQQKKGGRHPKVDPAKIRYTISLNEAEHSRFLELFDQSGMKVKAHFITACIFDKPIKIIKIDKGSLDFYMRLTSFHSQFRNAGVNYNQIVKILYTHFSEKKAASFLYKLEKQTVEMIEIFKNVIKITEEFHQKNLQNNKVE from the coding sequence ATGAATGATAAAAACAATGAACAGCAAAAAAAAGGAGGACGACATCCTAAAGTTGATCCTGCCAAGATTAGATATACCATTTCTTTGAATGAAGCAGAGCACTCCCGATTTCTTGAACTTTTTGATCAGTCAGGAATGAAGGTTAAAGCTCATTTTATAACGGCCTGTATATTTGACAAACCCATAAAAATTATAAAAATTGATAAGGGAAGTTTGGATTTTTATATGCGGTTGACCTCTTTTCATAGCCAGTTTCGTAATGCAGGAGTCAATTACAATCAGATTGTGAAGATTCTTTACACTCATTTTTCTGAAAAAAAAGCAGCATCTTTTCTGTATAAGTTGGAAAAGCAAACGGTAGAAATGATTGAAATTTTTAAAAATGTCATTAAGATTACCGAAGAATTTCATCAAAAAAATCTACAAAATAATAAGGTAGAATGA
- the mobB gene encoding conjugal transfer protein MobB, with product MIAKIGRNNNLFGVLSYNNTKIQQEKGEILLTNKMIETLNGQYSVPQLMKSFEPYLIANQKTEKHTLHISLNPDPGDNVSDQKYKEMAEQYMREMGYGEQPFVVFKHTDIDRSHIHIVSVCVDENGKKISDQFEKMRSMKICRKLEKAFGLQLATEKPSQQNQKIFRAVDYKKGNVKSQISSVTRYLPEYYQFQTLGEYNALLSLYNITTEQIEGELHGKLKRGLLYFPLSDNGKKTGHALKASLFGKTAGLESLQLHFEKCKLSLKNNPAQESLKSLILKTFQSTDNESDFKRQLAQHHIDTIIRRNEKGRIYGVTFIDHHSKTVWNGSRLGKELSANSFNDCWNMIVKPEIKDPGVSSPKLSMSHPAGMTVKNPHHLFEFLTTSKQEDNWVEALEGLLPQLQGEDYEEQSFVNEMMKKRKRQRSQK from the coding sequence ATGATCGCAAAAATTGGTAGAAACAACAATCTTTTTGGAGTTTTGTCATACAATAATACCAAGATACAGCAGGAGAAAGGAGAAATTCTTTTGACCAACAAGATGATAGAAACCCTGAATGGTCAATATTCTGTGCCACAGTTGATGAAATCATTTGAACCTTATTTGATCGCTAATCAAAAAACTGAAAAGCATACACTGCATATTTCTCTTAATCCTGATCCAGGAGACAATGTTTCTGATCAAAAATACAAAGAAATGGCTGAGCAGTATATGCGTGAGATGGGCTATGGAGAGCAGCCTTTTGTAGTGTTCAAACACACTGATATCGACCGCTCGCATATCCATATTGTTTCGGTATGTGTAGATGAAAATGGTAAAAAGATTTCTGATCAATTCGAAAAAATGAGGTCTATGAAAATCTGTAGGAAATTAGAAAAAGCATTCGGACTTCAACTGGCAACTGAAAAACCAAGTCAGCAAAATCAGAAAATTTTTCGTGCCGTAGATTACAAAAAAGGTAATGTGAAAAGTCAGATTTCTTCAGTCACTCGCTATCTCCCCGAATATTATCAATTTCAAACATTGGGAGAATACAATGCATTACTTTCTCTCTATAATATTACTACCGAACAGATAGAAGGTGAATTGCATGGGAAATTGAAAAGGGGTTTATTATATTTTCCTTTATCTGATAATGGAAAAAAGACAGGACATGCGCTTAAAGCTTCTTTATTTGGGAAAACAGCCGGACTTGAAAGCTTACAATTACATTTTGAGAAATGTAAACTCAGTCTGAAAAATAATCCTGCACAAGAAAGTCTAAAATCTCTTATTCTTAAAACTTTTCAGTCCACAGATAATGAATCTGATTTTAAAAGACAATTAGCTCAACATCATATTGATACTATCATTCGGAGAAATGAAAAAGGAAGAATCTATGGGGTAACATTCATAGACCATCATTCTAAAACAGTTTGGAATGGATCACGGTTAGGAAAAGAGCTTTCTGCTAATAGCTTTAATGATTGTTGGAACATGATTGTCAAGCCAGAGATAAAAGATCCGGGAGTGTCAAGCCCCAAACTATCCATGTCACATCCTGCTGGAATGACTGTGAAAAATCCACATCATTTGTTCGAATTCTTAACAACTAGCAAACAAGAAGACAACTGGGTTGAAGCACTGGAAGGCCTATTGCCCCAATTACAAGGAGAAGATTATGAAGAACAAAGTTTTGTCAACGAAATGATGAAGAAACGCAAACGCCAAAGAAGTCAGAAATAA
- the mobC gene encoding conjugal transfer protein MobC: MQGEDDLRGLAKIMAFMRAVSILLVLMHLYWFCYRFFLERGWTLEIINKILANFDRTAGLFSHPLYTKVFAVVLLALSCLGTKGVKNEKITWSKIFLAISIGFVLFFLNTPLLHLSQETAIFLYFITISLGYIALLMSGVWMTRLLSIHLTDDVFNNENESFWQETKLVENEYSINLPTQFYYKGKWNKGWINIINPFRASIVLGTPGSGKSFAVINNYIKQHIEKGFSMYIYDFKFDDLSSIAYNHLLKHSDKYKVKPKFYIINFDDPRKSHRCNPLNPNFMTDISDAYEAAYTIMLNLNRSWIQKQGDFFVESPIILLAAIIWFLKIYKEGIYCTFPHAIELLNKKYEDIFTILTSYSELENYLSPFMDAWQGGAQDQLQGQLASAKIPLSRMISPQLYWVMTGDDFSLDINNPEEPKILCVGNNPDRQNIYSTALGLYNSRIVKLINKKGRLKSSVIIDELPTIYFRGLDNLIATARSNKVSVCLGFQDFSQLTRDYGDKESKVIQNTVGNIFSGQVVGETAKSLSERFGKVLQKRQSISINRNDTSTSISTQLDNLIPASKISTLTQGFFVGAVSDNFDQRIEQKIFHSEIVVDNAKLSTELKDYHPIPQIRSFDNEDCMKTEINKNYKKVKTDILSIITDELERIKNDPDLQHLIQ; this comes from the coding sequence ATGCAGGGAGAGGATGACTTAAGAGGGCTCGCCAAGATTATGGCCTTTATGCGTGCAGTCAGTATTCTTTTGGTACTGATGCATCTTTATTGGTTTTGCTATCGTTTCTTTTTGGAACGGGGTTGGACGTTGGAAATCATCAATAAAATATTAGCAAATTTCGACCGAACGGCAGGCCTGTTTTCACATCCCCTTTACACCAAAGTATTTGCAGTGGTTTTGTTGGCTTTGAGTTGTTTGGGAACTAAAGGGGTAAAAAATGAAAAGATAACCTGGTCAAAAATTTTCTTAGCAATAAGTATTGGCTTTGTGCTTTTCTTCCTTAATACACCATTGCTACATCTCTCTCAAGAAACAGCAATATTCCTCTATTTCATTACTATCTCATTAGGGTATATTGCCTTATTAATGTCAGGCGTATGGATGACCCGATTGCTCAGTATCCATTTAACGGATGATGTATTCAACAACGAAAATGAGAGTTTCTGGCAGGAAACCAAATTGGTGGAAAATGAGTATTCCATCAACCTCCCTACTCAATTTTATTACAAAGGAAAATGGAATAAGGGATGGATCAATATTATCAACCCTTTTAGAGCTTCAATTGTGCTGGGTACTCCGGGCTCAGGGAAATCGTTTGCTGTTATCAACAATTACATAAAGCAGCATATAGAGAAAGGCTTTAGCATGTATATCTACGATTTTAAATTCGACGACCTTTCATCCATTGCCTATAATCATTTACTGAAACACAGCGATAAATATAAAGTAAAACCGAAATTTTACATCATTAATTTTGATGATCCACGAAAAAGCCACCGATGTAATCCGTTAAATCCAAATTTCATGACAGATATTTCGGACGCTTATGAGGCTGCTTATACCATCATGTTGAATCTCAATCGAAGCTGGATACAAAAGCAGGGAGATTTCTTTGTCGAAAGCCCCATTATTCTTTTGGCCGCCATTATTTGGTTTTTAAAAATATACAAAGAAGGGATCTATTGTACATTTCCACACGCTATCGAACTGCTGAATAAAAAGTATGAAGATATATTTACAATATTAACTTCATATTCAGAGTTGGAAAACTATTTATCTCCTTTCATGGATGCCTGGCAGGGAGGTGCACAGGATCAGCTTCAGGGTCAGCTTGCTTCTGCAAAAATTCCATTATCGAGAATGATATCTCCACAGCTTTACTGGGTGATGACAGGAGATGATTTCTCTCTGGATATTAACAATCCGGAAGAACCAAAAATATTATGTGTAGGAAATAATCCTGATCGTCAGAATATTTATTCTACAGCCTTGGGATTGTATAATTCCAGGATTGTAAAGCTTATTAATAAAAAAGGCAGGCTTAAAAGTTCAGTGATTATAGATGAGTTACCTACTATTTATTTTAGGGGGCTTGATAATTTAATCGCAACAGCAAGAAGCAATAAAGTCTCAGTTTGTCTTGGATTCCAGGACTTTTCTCAATTGACCAGAGATTATGGGGATAAAGAAAGTAAGGTTATTCAAAACACCGTTGGAAATATTTTCAGCGGTCAAGTTGTGGGTGAAACCGCAAAAAGTCTATCGGAGCGTTTCGGAAAAGTACTTCAAAAAAGACAGAGCATATCCATTAACAGAAACGATACCTCAACATCAATTTCAACACAATTAGATAATTTAATTCCCGCATCTAAAATTTCCACCCTAACCCAAGGTTTTTTTGTGGGTGCTGTTTCAGATAATTTTGATCAGAGAATAGAACAGAAAATATTTCATTCTGAAATTGTTGTAGATAATGCAAAACTTTCGACCGAATTGAAAGATTATCATCCGATCCCGCAAATTCGTTCTTTTGATAATGAAGATTGTATGAAAACAGAAATAAACAAAAATTACAAGAAGGTTAAGACCGATATTCTTAGCATTATCACTGATGAGTTAGAAAGAATTAAAAATGATCCTGATTTACAACACTTAATCCAATAA
- a CDS encoding RteC domain-containing protein has translation MVTKTLFRKIKKLHDDLELKIHEVYDDDQDMVKVSEKSLILIDESIRTLKEMISNHHFESLSEEVYFFKKLKPEFISKFIYYSTILDLESHKPAAGKKVLKKYYEAEQEKLKNFYVSQSEFYSYYKRNASYLDHKIFVRNSYDLKMKLSFGFYNFDASFTTSHDHLIARFIANQQFDQYLKKQIENLIDTVKGKAISPLAWSASKVGLIELVYALYHMRCFNGGNIELSEVVKFVEKSLDTDLGNFHKTIFEIRNRKQGPTKFLQLVSDNLNQHFVNNESE, from the coding sequence ATGGTAACAAAAACTCTTTTTAGAAAAATTAAAAAATTACATGATGACTTAGAGCTAAAAATTCATGAAGTCTATGACGATGATCAGGATATGGTGAAGGTTTCAGAAAAGTCATTGATTCTTATCGATGAGTCTATCAGAACGTTAAAGGAAATGATTTCAAACCATCATTTTGAGAGTCTGTCTGAAGAGGTTTATTTCTTTAAGAAATTGAAGCCTGAGTTTATCTCCAAGTTTATTTATTACTCAACCATTTTGGATCTTGAATCACATAAACCTGCAGCCGGCAAAAAGGTGCTCAAGAAATATTATGAAGCAGAGCAGGAGAAACTCAAGAATTTCTATGTCTCACAATCCGAATTTTACAGCTATTACAAACGTAATGCGTCTTATCTCGATCATAAGATATTTGTCCGCAATTCTTATGATCTGAAAATGAAGCTATCATTTGGGTTTTATAATTTTGATGCCAGTTTTACCACCTCGCACGATCATCTGATTGCTCGCTTTATTGCCAATCAGCAGTTTGATCAATACTTAAAAAAACAGATTGAAAATCTGATCGATACTGTGAAGGGAAAAGCCATTTCTCCATTGGCCTGGTCTGCATCCAAAGTAGGGCTAATCGAATTGGTGTATGCATTATATCATATGCGTTGTTTCAATGGAGGAAATATTGAATTAAGCGAAGTGGTCAAATTTGTTGAAAAATCTTTGGATACTGATCTGGGAAATTTTCATAAAACAATTTTCGAAATTAGAAACAGAAAACAGGGTCCTACAAAGTTTTTGCAATTGGTCAGTGATAATCTAAACCAACACTTTGTCAACAACGAAAGTGAATAG